The following is a genomic window from Halorientalis litorea.
TGTCATTACCTCACGGTAGGAGTGGGAGTTCCATATGTCTTTGTTGGAATATTCCAACTGCGGCCCTCAGTGCGATGCCAGCCGTTCTTCCGCTACCCGCTCGCCGGCGACATGTTGCTTCGCCAAATGTTCTTCCGCCCGACGGAGTCGGTAGGTGAGTGTTGACCGTGGCACGTCGAGATGCTCGGCGAGTTCGCCGACGTCGACCTCGCGGGGTGACTCGTAGTAGCCGTGTTCGACAGCGGCCTGGAGTGCGGCCTCCTGTGCTGGCGGCAGGCCGCTCGGTGTCCCGTCGCCTCCCCCAGCTGATGTCGTCGTATCCGCGGTGCGGAGCATCTCCATCTGGGCGCATTCCCCGACGGCAACCCCGAGGGAATCGAAGAACGCCGCCACATCGCCCTCGTCGGAGTGAATGAGCCGCCACGTGTAGTGGCGGCCCTCGTGACGGGTCTCGAACAGCACACCGTCGCCGAGGTGGTCGCGGGCGATGTGGGGGACTGAGGCACAGGCAGGGGTCCGCTCCCAGTCGGAGTAGAGGATGAGCGTGTCGTCCGTGCGGTCGAGGACACGGGTGGTCTGGGTTGCGCCGCAGTCCTCGGTGGCGAGACAGTCGGCGTAGTAGTCGCTGTTGCGAAACGCGTCCTCGATGGCGTCGAGTGCGTCCGGAGTGCCGGTGGCATGGTCGACTCGCCAGAGCTGGTCGGCAGTGGCGTGCAGCGAGAGTGAACGAACGCGAGCGTCGGGGTGGTCTGCGAGGGCGTCCGCCACCCTGTTGCAGCCGGGCTCGTATTCGAGAGCGAAGACGAGTTCGCGCATACCCCGACTAAGGCCTGCCACGACATAACCCATGGCTTGGGGCGATGTCTACTGGCGGGTATCAGATCACGTCGTCCGGGTCGTGAACCTCCTGCATTCGCTGTG
Proteins encoded in this region:
- a CDS encoding helix-turn-helix domain-containing protein, which produces MRELVFALEYEPGCNRVADALADHPDARVRSLSLHATADQLWRVDHATGTPDALDAIEDAFRNSDYYADCLATEDCGATQTTRVLDRTDDTLILYSDWERTPACASVPHIARDHLGDGVLFETRHEGRHYTWRLIHSDEGDVAAFFDSLGVAVGECAQMEMLRTADTTTSAGGGDGTPSGLPPAQEAALQAAVEHGYYESPREVDVGELAEHLDVPRSTLTYRLRRAEEHLAKQHVAGERVAEERLASH